The following are encoded in a window of Anopheles stephensi strain Indian chromosome X, UCI_ANSTEP_V1.0, whole genome shotgun sequence genomic DNA:
- the LOC118510430 gene encoding anaphase-promoting complex subunit 1, translating to MITATEPLEYFPRGRQVVENHPGPNVEDEHRTLGGHPVDFVLLQRMQNVNISLDEDEPAEFYRLREQPIQTDRSGVSPAYIGMEEELYVLGHTAVWTRCMSNETQALPQTTFTCDSPIRFAFFCPRRFIRPDTTPASKPDTGKSAICLIDKDTLHVFLEGGETYRAMLQCPVSAVWMVPDGIMLERNATHSVTICREEGVPWPRLFTLTFPLEEMKPVLLATGTKYGFLDSPNYRVVFSSEKVSLVLVYGELSGKHYVYRLRPACDEEIEAVRYMDQTDDSELENDQSVPGTPDEAHASTQNIDQRHTLTKVLGATTNLEHTFGVSSALSSWIHSFPLGNNPFGDQPTRCGEDFMSGLDRNCNGREQLEQRSASLAPQFSLEYVMTVNGVSISMWSSEDGEMASEAFLHTDLVGNNYICFLQSRACRLTLLHYEENSLSVSCTHMLLARSAVSLDHINMIVVLEPTGRLVLYSGPIAVGKLHVTGLQSDCFRTNPVTGTGGQPTVKLPSFVPTRTNTTASTTQSTCSMVEGFPRRSTLLPNVSGADGKFDEELHLLSPVRPISLSGPSGAIGSRGPYSSAPTNAARSGAADAGTIVKLRDATGSRFTLVLGNERHVRLALAPVAESQLVRNCVKVMRLVLPAATVHEFLIHWYNTRNVPGSHAGFSTHQEWDLFRTLLFTMMGRPIGPPDADDRASAAGVHQPAGSAGGCMCADEPKKRRRGENSHGQAADWEFLVGHATDQPYEASVSVCPEATTGGGGGGGGARPYQNRELQSLYPYIPDILQTFHLLYEDLKMNVCRTDDLRLLADFLYCLAADAKLDAYQMHYRTDFPELFDRYRRHCSCVITDSTILNRLGGIGVHPPRMFRYIERLLLGDNDGSTPFCYRPGINDFSYDMCALVAFIYRIRVAHGWVRSHLESVLSGEFFDQQTKRPLCIQHPATAGSVQNHHNFERTADTVLAFLVERGYTRTQLDQLPIAMRYVILNYLEGCREYLTHGLQAVFYELLMRPELRAHSISSGLQDWVPDVELNAADDLQERDISQPKFDEIDSWQKEMSEIEICGTGNTGGVAGGVAAGGGGGGSVGVSGGGTASSSQKEDTLRQGCDEDGMGGLDDELLQLRFPDDRRMHDVRTFLNSSQRIQINIPHPPNVPDHEFLEEQERRLYMLCLRTMALPIGRGMFTVSSSRPSETQTVPVPRLCLSGRDVVRGTTIEIQQIEVPANMSLWPSFHNGVAAGLRICPDTPHLTSTWITNNRQGARNSSMLPPGTDTSTEHGGFLMALGLTGHLRKLSIYSIFDYMVRSDEMVRLGLLLGLSAAYRGTGDLATTRLLAVHVEALLPPTSVELDVSQNLQIAALLGVGLLYQGTAKRHMVEILLQEIGRPPGPEMENYVERESYSLTAGLALGLVTLGLGDSSSSLHDLALPDTLYYYMNGGNRRMMVGAQKEKYRLPSFQIKEGPAVNLDVTAPGATLALGLMYFATGNEAISRLLEPPTTVYILQFVRPDLLQLRIVARHLIHWERIEATSSWVEQQIPELLRQNISPLEEEDVPMDEPAGDDPEHGTGAAAHESNLSKVDQVLYSQAYCSVMCGSAIAIGLRFAGTADATAVKTLDHYLLYFIEQGNRLNKSAPERPSKFARSVGRQVIENCSMVLLLSLSLVLAGTGDLRVLRAVRMLRSRIGVLQVTYGSHMAIHMALGFLFLGAGRYTLSRTPTAVAALVCSIFPKFPTYSNDNRYHLQAFRHLYVLAIEPRIFIPRRIDTGRLCLCRIRYALLGKETAPVEQFAPCLLPELDTLAWIEVCDENFWPFRFDRRHNWQILESIFKTNERVDVKQRTGCLTYQEDPTRLITNQINPVSYNHSLWQLEPLNLLQFVGQPEVINITRMLLIPPSTRKLRCLLEPIGAAEHENAYMKLYAHHVTDCVFDDRLHALPIYLGLTQILQDDPRTMHKSLDAWQLRLLTAALDKCDWPCKIPGARGLLSVSLLQSLLKRIWKRCDEQFHRYKPIVHQYLNLHTINDPSEGLIRGGSFGDCPMEPADESNPERRREHLLNLVKLIVLYDLPYGTLPSGGVEVAGRM from the exons atgATTACCGCCACGGAACCGCTG GAATACTTTCCACGAGGCCGTCAGGTGGTGGAAAATCATCCGGGGCCAAATGTGGAGGACGAGCATCGTACGTTAGGCGGGCATCCAGTGGACTTTGTACTGCTACAGCGCATGCAAAACGTAAACATCTCGCTGGATGAGGATGAACCGGCCGAATTTTATCGATTGCGCGAGCAGCCCATACAGACGGACCGGAGCGGCGTATCGCCGGCCTACATCGGTATGGAGGAAGAGCTGTACGTGTTGGGGCACACGGCCGTGTGGACCCGGTGTATGAGCAATGAAACGCAGGCGCTACCACAAACCACCTTCACCTGTGACAGCCCGATACGGTTCGCCTTTTTCTGTCCGCGGCGTTTCATTCGGCCGGATACCACGCCGGCATCGAAGCCGGACACCGGCAAGAGCGCGATCTGTCTGATCGATAAAGACACGCTGCACGTGTTCCTGGAAGGTGGTGAAACGTATAGAGCGATGCTACAGTGTCCGGTATCGGCCGTCTGGATGGTACCGGACGGTATCATGCTGGAACGGAACGCAACCCACTCAGTAACGATCTGTCGGGAGGAGGGTGTACCGTGGCCCCGGTTGTTTACGCTCACCTTCCCACTCGAAGAGATGAAACCCGTCCTGCTGGCAACCGGCACGAAGTATGGGTTTCTCGACAGTCCGAACTATCGCGTGGTGTTTTCGAGTGAAAAGGTGTCGCTCGTGCTGGTGTACGGCGAGCTGAGCGGGAAGCATTATGTGTACCGATTGCGGCCGGCCTGCGACGAGGAGATTGAAGCGGTACGGTACATGGACCAGACGGACGATTCAGAGTTGGAGAACGATCAAAGCGTGCCCGGTACACCGGACGAAGCGCACGCATCAACGCAAAACATCGATCAACGACACACCCTGACGAAGGTGCTGGGTGCAACAACCAACCTGGAGCATACGTTCGGCGTAAGCTCTGCACTGTCGTCGTGGATCCATTCGTTTCCACTGGGCAACAATCCGTTCGGCGATCAACCGACCCGTTGCGGGGAAGATTTCATGTCGGGATTGGATCGTAATTGCAATGGACGCGAACAGCTGGAACAGCGCAGTGCATCCCTTGCGCCACAGTTCTCCCTAGAGTACGTGATGACCGTTAATGGTGTTTCCATTTCAATGTGGAg CTCGGAAGATGGAGAAATGGCATCGGAAGCATTTCTACACACCGATCTCGTGGGAAATAATTACATCTGCTTTCTACAATCCCGTGCCTGCCGGCTTACGCTGCTCCACTACGAAGAGAACAGTTTATCCGTGTCCTGCACCCACATGCTGCTGGCCCGTTCGGCTGTTTCGCTCGATCACATCAATATGATCGTTGTGCTGGAACCTACTGGGCGGTTGGTACTGTACAGTGGTCCAATCGCTGTCGGTAAGCTACACGTCACCGGACTTCAGAGCGACTGTTTCCGCACCAATCCGGTCACAGGCACCGGTGGTCAGCCAACGGTAAAGCTTCCCTCCTTCGTACCTACGCGCACCAACACAACGGCAAGTACCACACAAAGCACCTGTTCCATGGTGGAAGGTTTTCCCCGACGCAGCACCCTGCTGCCGAATGTATCCGGTGCGGATGGAAAATTTGACGAAGAGTTACATCTGCTCTCACCGGTACGGCCCATCAGCCTCTCCGGACCGAGTGGGGCGATTGGATCCCGTGGGCCGTATTCTTCCGCTCCAACCAATGCTGCCCGGTCGGGTGCCGCCGATGCTGGTACGATTGTAAAATTGCGCGATGCAACCGGATCGCGTTTTACGCTGGTGTTGGGCAACGAGCGACACGTACGATTGGCACTGGCGCCGGTAGCGGAATCGCAGCTGGTGCGTAACTGTGTGAAAGTAATGCGGCTCGTACTGCCGGCCGCAACCGTCCACGAGTTCCTCATCCATTGGTACAACACGCGGAATGTGCCCGGTTCGCATGCCGGTTTCAGTACGCACCAGGAATGGGACCTGTTCCGGACGCTGCTGTTTACGATGATGGGACGACCGATTGGGCCACCGGACGCAGACGATCGGGCATCGGCCGCCGGTGTACATCAGCCGGCTGGCAGTGCCGGCGGCTGTATGTGTGCCGATGAGCCGAAGAAACGGCGCCGGGGTGAAAATTCGCACGGCCAGGCGGCTGACTGGGAGTTTCTGGTTGGTCACGCTACCGATCAACCGTACGAGGCGAGTGTTTCGGTGTGCCCGGAAGCGacgactggtggtggtggtggtggtggtggggcaCGCCCATATCAAAACAGAGAATTGCAAAGCCTTTATCCGTACATCCCGGACATACTGCAAACGTTCCACCTGCTGTACGAGGATTTAAAGATGAACGTATGCCGGACGGACGATTTGCGGTTGCTGGCCGACTTCCTGTACTGTCTCGCAGCCGATGCAAAGCTGGACGCGTACCAGATGCACTATCGGACCGATTTTCCCGAACTGTTCGACCGCTATCGGCGGCACTGTAGCTGTGTAATAACAGACAGCACCATCCTGAACCGTCTCGGCGGGATCGGCGTGCATCCACCACGCATGTTTCGCTACATCGAGCGTTTGTTGCTGGGCGATAACGACGGTAGCACTCCGTTTTGCTACCGTCCCGGTATAAATGATTTTAGCTACGACATGTGTGCGCTGGTCGCGTTTATCTATCGCATACGCGTTGCACACGGTTGGGTTCGCTCCCATCTCGAGTCGGTACTGTCGGGTGAATTTTTCGACCAACAAACCAAACGCCCCCTGTGTATCCAGCATCCGGCAACGGCCGGGTCCGTCCAAAACCATCATAATTTTGAGCGTACAGCGGACACGGTGCTAGCGTTTCTCGTCGAACGTGGGTACACGCGCACCCAGCTCGATCAGCTACCGATCGCGATGCGGTACGTGATCCTGAACTATCTCGAAGGTTGCCGCGAATATCTAACGCACGGTCTGCAGGCCGTATTTTACGAGCTGTTGATGCGCCCGGAATTGCGCGCCCACAGTATTTCGAGCGGGCTGCAGGATTGGGTACCGGATGTGGAGCTGAACGCGGCCGATGATCTCCAGGAGCGTGACATATCACAACCGAAGTTCGACGAGATTGACTCCTGGCAGAAGGAGATGAGTGAAATCGAAATCTGTGGCACGGGAAATACGGGCGGTGTCGCGGGTGGAGTCGCtgctggaggtggtggtggtgggagtgTGGGTGTGTCCGGTGGTGGGACAGCATCCAGTTCGCAGAAGGAAGATACACTACGGCAAGGGTGCGATGAGGACGGTATGGGTGGGCTGGACGATGAGTTGCTTCAGCTACGCTTCCCGGACGATCGGCGCATGCACGATGTGCGAACGTTCCTGAACAGCTCGCAGCGCATCCAGATCAACATTCCCCATCCACCGAACGTGCCCGATCACGAGTTTCTCGAGGAACAGGAACGACGGCTCTACATGCTCTGCCTGCGCACCATGGCGCTACCGATCGGCCGGGGCATGTTTACCGTCAGCTCGAGCCGGCCGAGTGAAACGCAAACCGTCCCGGTGCCACGGCTTTGTCTTTCGGGGCGTGATGTGGTCCGCGGCACTACGATCGAAATACAGCAGATTGAGGTGCCGGCCAACATGAGCCTGTGGCCTTCGTTTCACAATGGTGTGGCGGCCGGTTTACGCATCTGTCCCGATACGCCACACCTTACCTCGACGTGGATCACCAATAATCGGCAGGGTGCACGTAACTCCAGCATGCTGCCACCGGGTACCGACACCTCCACCGAGCACGGTGGCTTCCTGATGGCACTCGGTCTCACCGGTCATCTGCGCAAACTGTCCATCTACAGCATCTTCGACTATATGGTCCGGTCGGACGAGATGGTACGACTCGGGCTGCTTCTGGGCCTGTCCGCTGCGTACCGTGGTACGGGTGATCTCGCCACCACGCGCCTACTCGCGGTACACGTGGAAGCGCTGCTACCGCCCACATCCGTCGAGCTAGACGTATCGCAGAACCTACAGATAGCGGCCCTGCTTGGCGTTGGACTGCTGTACCAAGGCACCGCAAAACGGCACATGGTTGAGATACTGCTGCAGGAGATCGGTCGTCCACCTGGACCGGAAATGGAAAACTACGTCGAGCGTGAATCTTACTCCCTAACTGCCGGTCTTGCCCTGGGGCTCGTAACGCTCGGACTCGGCGATAGTTCGTCCTCGCTGCACGATCTCGCCCTACCCGACACGCTGTACTACTACATGAACGGTGGCAACCGGCGCATGATGGTGGGCGCACAGAAGGAAAAGTATCGACTACCCTCGTTCCAGATCAAGGAAGGTCCGGCGGTAAATCTGGACGTGACTGCACCCGGTGCAACGCTCGCCCTCGGGTTAATGTACTTTGCGACAGGGAATGAAGCCATCTCCCGCCTGCTAGAGCCACCGACCACCGTCTACATACTGCAGTTTGTGCGGCCCGATCTACTGCAGCTGCGCATCGTCGCTCGCCATCTGATCCACTGGGAGCGCATCGAAGCTACGAGCAGCTGGGTCGAGCAACAGATACCGGAACTGTTACGGCAAAACATATCACCGCTCGAAGAGGAGGACGTACCGATGGATGAGCCGGCGGGCGACGATCCAGAGCATGGAACCGGTGCCGCCGCTCACGAAAGCAATCTTTCCAAAGTTGATCAGGTCCTGTACTCGCAGGCGTACTGTAGCGTGATGTGTGGCAGTGCAATCGCGATCGGACTACGATTCGCCGGCACGGCGGACGCGACGGCCGTCAAAACGCTCGACCACTATCTGCTGTACTTCATCGAGCAGGGTAACCGGCTGAACAAAAGTGCCCCGGAGCGGCCATCCAAGTTTGCCCGCTCGGTTGGCCGTCAGGTGATTGAAAATTGTAGCATGGTGTTGCTACTGTCCCTCTCGCTCGTACTAGCCGGCACGGGAGATTTGCGCGTGCTGCGCGCGGTCCGGATGCTGCGGTCACGCATCGGTGTACTGCAGGTTACGTACGGTTCGCACATGGCCATCCATATGGCGCTTGGGTTCCTGTTTCTCGGTGCCGGCCGCTATACACTCTCGCGCACTCCGACCGCCGTCGCTGCGCTGGTGTGTAGCATTTTTCCGAAATTTCCCACCTACAGCAACGACAACCGGTACCATCTGCAGGCGTTCCGGCATCTGTACGTGCTGGCGATCGAACCGCGTATCTTCATACCGCGCCGCATCGACACCGGCCGGCTGTGCCTATGCCGCATCCGGTACGCATTGCTCGGGAAGGAGACGGCACCGGTAGAACAGTTTGCGCCGTGTCTGCTGCCCGAACTCGATACCCTTGCGTGGATCGAGGTGTGCGATGAAAACTTTTGGCCGTTTCGGTTCGATCGGCGGCATAACTGGCAGATACTAGA GAGCATCTTCAAGACAAATGAACGGGTAGATGTGAAGCAACGTACCGGTTGTTTGACGTACCAGGAGGACCCGACCCGTCTCATCACGAACCAGATCAATCCCGTGTCCTACAACCACAGCCTCTGGCAGCTGGAACCGCTGAATCTGCTCCAGTTCGTCGGCCAGCCGGAAGTGATCAATATTACCCGGATGCTGCTCATACCGCCCAGCACGCGCAAGCTGCGCTGCCTACTAGAACCGATCGGTGCGGCCGAACATGAGAATGCTTACATGAAGCTGTACGCACACCATGTGACGGATTGTGTGTTTGATGATCGACTGCACGCACTGCCAATCTACCTAGGACTAACGCAG ATTTTGCAGGACGATCCCCGAACGATGCACAAATCGTTGGATGCCTGGCAGCTGCGGTTGCTTACGGCCGCGCTGGACAAATGCGACTGGCCTTGCAAGATACCGGGTGCACGCGGACTGCTCTCGGTCAGCTTGCTACAGTCACTGCTGAAGCGCATCTGGAAGCGGTGCGACGAGCAATTCCATCGCTACAAACCTATCGTTCACCAGTACCTGAACCTGCACACGATTAACGATCCGAGCGAAGGGTTGATACGGGGTGGAAGCTTCGGCGACTGTCCGATGGAACCGGCAGACGAATCGAACCCGGAGCGGCGCCGTGAGCATCTGCTTAACCTGGTCAAGCTGATCGTGTTGTACGATTTACCGTACGGTACGCTACCCAGTGGTGGTGTTGAGGTTGCTGGCAGAATGTAA
- the LOC118510689 gene encoding MICOS complex subunit MIC25, with product MGAASSRPRTLVVNNDSPAGLIEISDDVVQRLKSGLPPKTQGRNGDAQQQQQPGGDESSSSSNVPIARGPSSYPNPPVPPSVVYQGELPLTSMQVLQEKERELRENDVYWTQRLKALEANLARTNQVLEKEYSDAVADVKKRFATTAVQQQLPPCQDLKAKVIACYRQNPHETLRCAEEVKHFTDCVNQHRIQLLQQRAAAETGKK from the exons ATGGGGGCCGCATCCAGCAGACCGAGAACGTTGGTGGTGAACAACGACTCACCTGCCGGCCTGATCGAAATTTCCGACGATGTGGTACAGCGGCTCAAGAGTGGCCTTCCGCCCAAGACGCAAG GTCGGAACGGTGacgcccagcagcagcagcagccgggtggtgacgaaagcagcagcagcagcaatgtgCCCATCGCTCGTGGCCCAAGCTCCTACCCAAATCCGCCGGTACCACCATCCGTAGTGTATCAGGGTGAGCTGCCGCTCACCTCGATGCAGGTCCTGCAGGAGAAGGAGCGCGAGCTGCGGGAGAATGACGTGTACTGGACCCAGCGGCTGAAGGCACTCGAAGCAAACCTCGCCCGGACGAACCAGGTGCTGGAGAAGGAGTACAGTGACGCG GTTGCGGATGTAAAGAAACGGTTCGCAACGACCgccgtccagcagcagctgccaCCGTGCCAGGATCTGAAGGCGAAGGTTATCGCATGCTACCGACAAAACCCGCACGAAACGCTGCGCTGTGCCGAGGAGGTGAAGCACTTCACCGACTGCGTCAATCAGCACCGGATCCAGCTGCTACAGCAGCGTGCAGCAGCCGAAACTGGCAAGAAGTAA
- the LOC118510586 gene encoding transferrin, with the protein MKSYILLWIVPLVASVLGGSLSKVETYRWCVPLELLDDCARLTRAAVTELECVGGIDRLDCLRKVQNREADFLLADPEDVYVASHFNNQDFVVFSELRTAEEPTAKFRYEGIMLVRASDNFQSLADLRGKRSCHTGFGRNVGYKIPVTRLQRAGVLKLPAADGSLSPVERELAGLSDLFSASCLPGSYSSDAGVDRLLKGRYANLCERCDQPQRCAKDDRFAGYEGAIRCLVENGGDVAFSKTIYVRKYFGLPVTPGGAPAPALNPNARTEDYAYLCEDGTTRPIADGQPVCSWAQRPWQVLLGNGDLNGQPRKLQTLFQQLYRYWTDANNQISDADRTTAQRLWIEKKAPIVDRQDTVAPREYLAQANYAEVIERERRFGNKLRLCVISEDERQKCELMRQAAYSRDIRPALECVLKTVDACVAAVNDGSDADVVVLKQPNVQLKPLMWETYGDVMVAIADKTITRERLQTGPVALDTSNGQAVAAARVLSAKLPSLQTVDVSSPNSASAPVRIVRSKTLAGMANNVEKVLVCPDLSFQPLSNAANCHLESSVNSERNAGAVYVRKDVDEALQDSIVHAFTALSDTFGRGQPREQVFRMFGPYRLRDGTVKHHLIFNDYASVLTVNK; encoded by the exons ATGAAGTCCTATATCTTGTTGTGGATAGTGCCACTGGTCGCTAGTGTGCTCGGTGGATCTTTGTCCAAAGTGGAAACCTATCGTTGGTGTGTCCCGCTGGAATTGCTGGACGATTGTGCTCGTTTAACCCGTGCCGCTGTTACCGAGCTCGAGTGCGTCGGTGGAATCGATCGTCTCGACTGTCTGCGAAAGGTGCAAAATCGTGAAGCGGACTTCCTTCTGGCCGATCCGGAGGATGTTTACGTTGCATCACACTTCAACAACCAAGACTTTGTCGTGTTCAGTGAACTGCGCACGGCCGAAGAACCGACGGCCAAGTTCCGGTACGAGGGTATTATGTTGGTGCGTGCATCGGACAACTTCCAGAGCCTAGCAGACCTGCGCGGCAAACGTTCGTGTCATACCGGGTTCGGGCGCAATGTTGGCTATAAAATTCCGGTGACACGTCTCCAGCGTGCCGGTGTGCTGAAGCTACCCGCTGCGGACGGATCACTGTCACCGGTCGAGCGAGAGTTGGCGGGTCTGTCGGATCTGTTCAGTGCGTCCTGTCTGCCGGGCAGCTACTCTTCCGATGCCGGCGTCGATCGGTTACTGAAGGGTCGGTACGCTAACTTGTGCGAACGGTGCGATCAGCCGCAACGGTGTGCGAAGGATGATCGATTCGCTGGATATGAGGGAGCGATCCGATGCTTGGTAGAGAACGGTGGTGACGTGGCGTTCAGCAAAACTATTTACGTCCGCAAGTACTTCGGACTTCCGGTGACACCTGGCGGTGCACCGGCGCCGGCACTGAATCCCAACGCGCGGACCGAAGACTACGCGTACCTGTGCGAGGATGGAACGACGCGTCCCATCGCCGATGGACAACCGGTCTGTTCGTGGGCACAGCGTCCCTGGCAGGTACTGCTCGGCAATGGTGATCTGAACGGGCAGCCGCGTAAGCTGCAAACGCTCTTCCAACAGCTTTATCGCTACTGGACCGATGCGAACAATCAAATATCGGACGCAGATCGTACCACAGCTCAGCGGCTTTGGATTGAGAAGAAGGCACCGATAGTGGATCGTCAGGATACGGTAGCACCTCGCGAATATCTCGCCCAGGCTAACTATGCGGAGGTAATCGAGCGTGAAAGACGGTTCGGTAACAAGCTGCGCCTGTGCGTTATTTCCGAGGATGAACGGCAGAAGTGTGAGCTGATGCGCCAGGCCGCCTACTCCCGTGACATTCGACCTGCGCTGGAGTGCGTGCTAAAGACGGTGGATGCTTGTGTGGCCGCTGTCAACGATGGGTCAGACGCGGATGTGGTTGTGCTGAAGCAACCGAACGTTCAGCTGAAGCCTCTGATGTGGGAAACTTATGGTGACGTAATGGTAGCGATTGCTGATAAGACTATTACCAGGGAGCGTCTACAGACCGGGCCAGT TGCACTCGATACATCCAACGGTCAGGCTGTCGCGGCGGCCAGAGTACTCTCCGCAAAGTTGCCCTCACTGCAGACCGTAGACGTGAGTTCGCCCAACAGCGCATCTGCCCCGGTTCGGATCGTTCGCTCCAAAACACTCGCCGGCATGGCGAACAATGTGGAGAAGGTGCTGGTGTGTCCTGATCTTAGTTTCCAGCCACTCTCGAATGCGGCCAACTGTCATCTGGAGTCTAGCGTGAACTCCGAGCGCAATGCTGGAGCCGTCTACGTTCGTAAGGACGTTGATGAAGCGCTGCAGGATAGTATCGTGCACGCGTTCACCGCCCTGTCGGACACATTTGGACGTGGCCAGCCGAGGGAACAGGTCTTCCGGATGTTCGGACCGTACCGGCTACGGGACGGTACGGTGAAGCATCATTTGATCTTCAACGACTACGCCTCAGTACTGACTGTGAACAAATAG
- the LOC118510622 gene encoding E3 ubiquitin-protein ligase SIAH2, which produces MEATSTPTESCPGDMSEPELAVVRMRSLDESQSPSIRSDGSGYRKSSLYVYGDGQFSITLKHYDSIVSEVKCPGCAEPMDGPITMCGTGHSICAVCRAKRGTCPLCGDRVTELRNYTLEAIVSKVQFPCKNSAKGCAVRLPLQLLRWHKERCGYKLIECFMGKVWGACGWHGCERDWMAHCLEAHADHVYQDPTVELRWEFGAEASQRASELQLVVAYHVLCAYGEAFNLYQVYDQDSRTVLWTVICTTKESKVSSRFAFELELYSPIDSWKLLVQRFPCHSELDPDFLKDGHCSKIPLADAMRFMTEDKVLHYRVRVLEVGPSRSQSLMKLSNGTGSIASTSHLPTNYCCKNIENVNLKAVPEGNIICRKQPSINTEPLTAQDDDDVFLPYVDADEESTNTLGKSVRPPYEQSSPNRSSNLRMAASVPMLAQMGHLNDTEPPSQVELQPIQQLVRVKVAEREHPVKMQAQYAVRKQSTKTNGNMERGSSSESLATKSSKGTGLSKFYNVTMYKAAKFLDKKGIK; this is translated from the exons ATGGAAGCTACCAGCACTCCAACAGAATCCTGTCCGGGGGATATGTCAGAACCGGAGCTGGCTGTTGTCCGCATGCGGTCTCTGGATGAGTCACAATCGCCGAGCATTCGGTCGGATGGATCCGGATATCGAAAGTCATCGCTGTACGTGTACGGCGATGGTCAGTTTAGCATTACGCTCAAACACTACGACAGTATTGTGAGCGAAGTCAAGTGTCCTGGGTGTGCAGAGCCGATGGATGGACCTATTACAATGTGTGGCACCGGCCACAGTATCTGCGCCGTCTGCCGTGCTAAGCGAGGTACCTGTCCACTGTGCGGAGATCGAGTGACTGAGCTGCGCAACTACACACTGGAGGCTATCGTTTCGAAAGTACAGTTCCCGTGCAAAAACTCCGCCAAGGGCTGTGCGGTACGTCTACCGTTGCAGCTATTGCGCTGGCATAAAGAACGGTGCGGTTACAAGCTTATCGAGTGTTTTATGGGCAAGGTGTGGGGTGCGTGCGGATGGCACGGTTGCGAGCGAGACTGGATGGCCCACTGTCTGGAGGCACACGCCGATCACGTCTATCAGGACCCAACGGTGGAACTTCGCTGGGAGTTTGGTGCGGAAGCTAGCCAGCGGGCCTCCGAGTTGCAGCTGGTGGTGGCTTACCACGTACTCTGTGCGTACGGTGAAGCGTTCAACCTGTACCAGGTGTACGATCAGGACAGCCGGACCGTACTGTGGACGGTTATCTGTACTACCAAGGAGTCGAAGGTAAGCTCTCGGTTCGCGTTCGAGCTGGAGCTGTACTCACCGATCGACAGTTGGAAACTTTTGGTGCAACGGTTCCCGTGCCATTCGGAACTTGATCCGGATTTTCTGAAGGATGGCCACTGCTCCAAGATTCCGCTCGCTGATGCGATGCGCTTCATGACGGAAGACAAG GTTCTGCACTACCGAGTACGGGTGCTTGAGGTTGGCCCTTCACGTAGCCAAAGTTTGATGAAGTTAAGCAATGGTACGGGAAGTATCGCGTCCACATCACACCTACCAACCAACTACTGCTGCAAGAACATCGAAAACGTTAACCTCAAGGCGGTCCCGGAAGGGAACATCATCTGCCGAAAGCAGCCATCGATCAACACGGAGCCGTTAACTGCccaggatgatgatgacgttTTTCTACCCTACGTTGACGCTGATGAAGAAAGCACCAACACTCTGGGTAAATCAGTACGACCACCATATGAACAGAGTTCACCAAACCGTTCGTCCAATCTGAGGATGGCAGCATCCGTTCCGATGTTGGCCCAAATGGGTCATCTGAATGATACCGAACCGCCGTCACAGGTAGAGTTGCAACCGATTCAACAACTGGTGCGAGTAAAGGTTGCCGAACGGGAGCACCCTGTCAAGATGCAGGCACAGTACGCGGTTCGGAAACAGTCGACCAAAACAAACGGTAACATGGAGCGAGGTTCCTCCAGCGAGAGCCTTGCCACGAAGTCGTCCAAAGGCACAGGATTGTCCAAGTTTTACAACGTCACCATGTACAAGGCAGCGAAATTTCTTGACAAGAAAGGCATCAAGTAA